One Apodemus sylvaticus chromosome 23, mApoSyl1.1, whole genome shotgun sequence genomic window carries:
- the LOC127674009 gene encoding natural cytotoxicity triggering receptor 1 isoform X1, with product MPPILTALLCLGLCLSQRINTEKQTLPKPIIWAKPSVMIARGNSVNIWCQGAQHASEYHLYFEGSFVTLERPKPSRSMNKVRFFISQMTSHTAGIYSCFYQSGELWSESSNFLKLFVTGLYDTPKLWVHPGPEVSLGENVTFSCQLKTATSKFFLLKERGSNNIQHKYGNIQADFPMGPVTRAHRGTYRCFGSYNDYAWSFPSEPVTLLITGGIENTSLAPTDPTSSLDYLEFDLSTKESGLQKDSAFWVHTTQNLIRIGLACIILMGLLWFLTEDWFSKRKDHKEPNRLANWECRRKWRMQHYCEEEQGGSVSMWELKATPEAL from the exons ATGCCGCCAATACTCACTGCCCTGCTCTGCCTCG GGTTATGTCTGAGCCAGAGGATCAACACTGAAAAGC AGACTCTCCCGAAACCCATCATCTGGGCCAAACCCAGTGTCATGATCGCAAGAGGAAACTCGGTGAACATCTGGTGTCAGGGGGCTCAGCATGCTTCTGAGTATCACCTGTACTTCGAAGGAAGCTTTGTCACCTTGGAGAGACCAAAGCCATCTAGATCAATGAATAAAGTCAGGTTCTTTATTTCACAAATGACGTCACATACTGCAGGGATCTACTCCTGCTTCTATCAAAGTGGAGAGCTCTGGTCAGAGTCCAGCAACTTCCTGAAACTGTTCGTAACTG GTCTGTATGACACACCCAAGCTCTGGGTTCATCCAGGGCCTGAGGTATCCTTGGGGGAGAATGTCACCTTCTCTTGCCAGCTGAAGACTGCGACAAGCAAATTCTTTCTGCTCAAGGAGAGAGGATCCAACAACATCCAGCATAAATATGGGAACATCCAAGCAGATTTCCCCATGGGTCCTGTGACTAGGGCTCACAGAGGGACCTACAGATGTTTTGGCTCTTACAATGACTATGCATGGTCTTTCCCCAGTGAGCCTGTGACACTACTCATCACAG GAGGTATTGAGAATACCAGCCTTGCACCTACAGACCCCACTTCTTCTCTTG ATTATTTGGAGTTCGACCTTTCAACCAAAGAATCAGGATTACAAAAGG ACTCTGCCTTCTGGGTACACACAACCCAGAATCTCATTCGGATCGGCCTGGCATGCATAATCCTGATGGGTCTATTATGGTTTTTGACTGAAGACTGGTTCAGCAAGAGGAAAGATCATAAAGAGCCCAACAGATTAGCAAATTGGgaatgcaggagaaaatggagaATGCAGCATTACTGCGAAGAGGAACAAGGAGGTTCAGTTTCTATGTGGGAACTGAAGGCGACTCCTGAGGCCCTGTGA
- the LOC127674009 gene encoding natural cytotoxicity triggering receptor 1 isoform X2, giving the protein MPPILTALLCLETLPKPIIWAKPSVMIARGNSVNIWCQGAQHASEYHLYFEGSFVTLERPKPSRSMNKVRFFISQMTSHTAGIYSCFYQSGELWSESSNFLKLFVTGLYDTPKLWVHPGPEVSLGENVTFSCQLKTATSKFFLLKERGSNNIQHKYGNIQADFPMGPVTRAHRGTYRCFGSYNDYAWSFPSEPVTLLITGGIENTSLAPTDPTSSLDYLEFDLSTKESGLQKDSAFWVHTTQNLIRIGLACIILMGLLWFLTEDWFSKRKDHKEPNRLANWECRRKWRMQHYCEEEQGGSVSMWELKATPEAL; this is encoded by the exons ATGCCGCCAATACTCACTGCCCTGCTCTGCCTCG AGACTCTCCCGAAACCCATCATCTGGGCCAAACCCAGTGTCATGATCGCAAGAGGAAACTCGGTGAACATCTGGTGTCAGGGGGCTCAGCATGCTTCTGAGTATCACCTGTACTTCGAAGGAAGCTTTGTCACCTTGGAGAGACCAAAGCCATCTAGATCAATGAATAAAGTCAGGTTCTTTATTTCACAAATGACGTCACATACTGCAGGGATCTACTCCTGCTTCTATCAAAGTGGAGAGCTCTGGTCAGAGTCCAGCAACTTCCTGAAACTGTTCGTAACTG GTCTGTATGACACACCCAAGCTCTGGGTTCATCCAGGGCCTGAGGTATCCTTGGGGGAGAATGTCACCTTCTCTTGCCAGCTGAAGACTGCGACAAGCAAATTCTTTCTGCTCAAGGAGAGAGGATCCAACAACATCCAGCATAAATATGGGAACATCCAAGCAGATTTCCCCATGGGTCCTGTGACTAGGGCTCACAGAGGGACCTACAGATGTTTTGGCTCTTACAATGACTATGCATGGTCTTTCCCCAGTGAGCCTGTGACACTACTCATCACAG GAGGTATTGAGAATACCAGCCTTGCACCTACAGACCCCACTTCTTCTCTTG ATTATTTGGAGTTCGACCTTTCAACCAAAGAATCAGGATTACAAAAGG ACTCTGCCTTCTGGGTACACACAACCCAGAATCTCATTCGGATCGGCCTGGCATGCATAATCCTGATGGGTCTATTATGGTTTTTGACTGAAGACTGGTTCAGCAAGAGGAAAGATCATAAAGAGCCCAACAGATTAGCAAATTGGgaatgcaggagaaaatggagaATGCAGCATTACTGCGAAGAGGAACAAGGAGGTTCAGTTTCTATGTGGGAACTGAAGGCGACTCCTGAGGCCCTGTGA